One genomic segment of Bacteroidota bacterium includes these proteins:
- the rho gene encoding transcription termination factor Rho: MPLPMNIASLQEKKVAELQEIAQRLGLHGLSHLRKRDLIYRILEANADEAAHDSENGHGNGTVHQARRAADAARPDAASDAAPHRSAPMADLSSTRSEARATPRTSERRPNRRRPRQRQPISDQWPAYMQGFDPMQVSLEGMIHKVGVLEILPDGYGFLRSAEYNYLPSPDDIYVSPSQIKRFSLRVGDTVDGQVRPPKEGQRFFALIRVNAINGVSPSEMAERIDFDYLTPSYPDEQLRLETTGSELSTRVIDLFAPIGKGQRGVIVAQPKTGKTILLQKIANAITTNFPNAYLLVLLIDERPEEVTDFERTIHGEVIASTFDEDPTRHIGVADIVLEKAKRLVEAGQDVVVLLDSITRLARAHNAAYEGQSRTMSGGVEAGALRGPKRFFGAARAVEEGGSLTVIGTALIDTGSKMDEVIFEEFKGTGNMELVLDRDLANRRIYPAINLMRSGTRREEMLIGEERLQRIWILRQILADMDPVQAMQFVLKQMRGTASNDEFLATMNS, from the coding sequence ATGCCCCTCCCCATGAACATCGCGTCGCTGCAAGAAAAGAAGGTGGCTGAGCTGCAGGAGATCGCGCAGCGCCTCGGCCTCCACGGGCTGTCCCACTTGCGCAAGCGCGACCTCATCTACCGCATCCTCGAAGCGAACGCCGACGAAGCAGCGCACGATTCTGAGAACGGCCACGGTAACGGCACCGTGCACCAAGCCCGTCGCGCCGCTGATGCTGCTCGCCCGGATGCTGCGAGCGACGCGGCGCCCCATCGATCTGCTCCCATGGCTGACCTCTCCTCCACCCGTTCTGAGGCCCGCGCTACGCCCCGCACGTCCGAGCGCCGTCCCAACCGACGCCGCCCTCGCCAGCGCCAACCCATCTCCGACCAGTGGCCGGCCTACATGCAGGGCTTCGACCCGATGCAGGTCTCGCTCGAAGGCATGATCCACAAGGTGGGCGTCCTCGAAATCCTCCCGGACGGCTACGGCTTCCTGCGCTCAGCGGAGTACAACTACCTCCCGTCGCCCGACGACATCTACGTCTCTCCAAGCCAGATCAAGCGCTTTAGCTTGCGCGTCGGCGACACCGTGGACGGCCAGGTCCGCCCCCCCAAAGAAGGCCAGCGCTTCTTCGCGCTCATCCGCGTGAACGCCATCAACGGCGTCTCGCCCAGCGAGATGGCCGAGCGCATCGACTTCGACTACCTCACGCCCAGCTACCCCGACGAGCAGCTTCGCCTGGAGACCACCGGCAGCGAACTTTCGACGCGCGTCATCGACCTCTTCGCGCCCATCGGCAAGGGCCAGCGCGGCGTGATCGTGGCGCAGCCCAAGACTGGCAAGACGATCCTCTTGCAGAAGATCGCCAACGCCATCACCACCAACTTCCCAAACGCCTACCTCCTCGTGCTGCTCATCGACGAGCGCCCAGAGGAGGTGACCGACTTCGAGCGGACGATCCACGGCGAGGTCATCGCGTCCACCTTCGACGAGGACCCGACGCGCCACATCGGCGTGGCCGATATCGTGCTGGAAAAGGCGAAGCGGCTCGTGGAGGCCGGGCAAGACGTGGTGGTGCTGCTCGACTCGATCACGCGGCTGGCGCGCGCGCACAATGCGGCCTACGAAGGCCAGAGCCGCACCATGTCAGGCGGCGTCGAGGCCGGTGCGCTGCGTGGGCCCAAGCGGTTCTTCGGCGCGGCCCGGGCCGTCGAAGAAGGCGGCTCGCTCACGGTCATCGGCACGGCCCTCATCGACACGGGAAGCAAGATGGACGAGGTCATCTTCGAGGAGTTCAAGGGCACCGGCAACATGGAACTGGTGCTCGACCGCGACCTCGCCAACCGGCGCATCTATCCGGCGATCAACCTCATGCGTTCGGGCACGCGCCGCGAGGAGATGCTCATCGGCGAAGAGCGCCTGCAGCGCATCTGGATCCTCCGGCAGATCCTCGCCGACATGGACCCAGTCCAGGCGATGCAGTTCGTCCTGAAGCAGATGCGTGGCACGGCCTCGAACGACGAGTTCCTCGCGACGATGAACTCGTAG
- a CDS encoding FAD-binding oxidoreductase: MKGYVRATVAERLDVTHDLAVFKLDWGEPFSYEPGQYVTLALDQDGRTVKRAYSIVSAPHEPQMELHIEHVADGALTPGLFALHPGDPVWARRKIVGHFTQELSKQAHAMVATVTGAAPFISMIRAQRHALDTGVLAEADASRYLLLHGASDPAELAPYAADLADLAAVTDWLAYVPIVSRPWNHPGWTGERGRVGDVLRKHLDAWTGRHGIAPARVVGYACGNPQMIEHAKGIFKRAGLQAEFIRDEKYYTEDPPNPVHVFDAAGAQVAARQAKPSGGAKPKGPGKRPPLPPGLAKLKAVKPGRTGGAPPRTSRS; this comes from the coding sequence ATGAAGGGATATGTCCGCGCCACCGTCGCCGAGCGGCTTGACGTCACGCACGATCTCGCCGTGTTCAAGCTCGACTGGGGCGAGCCGTTTTCCTACGAACCGGGGCAGTACGTCACTCTCGCACTCGACCAGGACGGACGCACGGTGAAGCGGGCCTACTCGATCGTGAGCGCGCCGCACGAGCCGCAGATGGAACTGCACATCGAGCACGTTGCGGACGGTGCGCTAACGCCGGGCCTGTTCGCTCTCCACCCAGGCGATCCGGTGTGGGCGCGGAGAAAGATCGTCGGGCACTTCACGCAGGAGCTGTCGAAGCAGGCGCACGCGATGGTGGCGACGGTGACGGGGGCGGCGCCGTTCATCAGCATGATCCGTGCGCAGCGGCATGCCCTCGACACGGGCGTGCTCGCCGAGGCCGACGCGAGCCGCTACCTCCTCCTTCACGGCGCGAGCGACCCGGCCGAACTCGCGCCCTATGCGGCCGACCTCGCCGACCTCGCGGCCGTGACCGACTGGTTAGCCTATGTCCCCATCGTCAGTCGTCCCTGGAACCATCCCGGCTGGACGGGCGAGCGCGGGCGTGTGGGTGATGTGCTCCGAAAGCATCTCGATGCCTGGACCGGGCGCCATGGTATCGCCCCGGCTAGAGTCGTCGGCTATGCGTGCGGCAACCCACAGATGATCGAGCACGCCAAGGGCATATTCAAGCGCGCAGGGTTGCAGGCCGAGTTCATCCGCGATGAGAAGTACTACACCGAGGACCCGCCCAATCCAGTGCACGTGTTTGATGCGGCGGGCGCGCAGGTCGCCGCGCGGCAGGCGAAGCCCTCTGGCGGGGCGAAGCCCAAAGGGCCGGGCAAGCGCCCGCCACTCCCCCCGGGGCTCGCGAAGCTCAAAGCCGTCAAGCCTGGGCGGACGGGCGGAGCCCCGCCACGGACATCCAGGTCTTGA
- a CDS encoding T9SS type A sorting domain-containing protein — translation MSASGDQIVAYQEDSGTFTFLYIVTTNSTVFGTSATNSNTTALPPGLTEGTTAVAVGSGPGTGDEVDNSTYNESVTSGTQAELLAAISNASNWSGNDTRIDPLADGPFTVGAAGTLVSETSSGGEGWRMLSAPGSGLSVADLAAVNLLRGIAAADTDPANLYTAYGGNQTPGGNDGFTAPAETDALVPGAGFWWYFFDSVSPPTLSGSGLGTVQALPVNVAATVTPLAADQDVTFGARTVSDDAFYLAGNPFATDFSLAGVSVTTGGLTLQDVVQVWDPAGAATGETGNIGPGGYVAYSLSGSGSPQVVTPWQGFWLEVTDGPGGTNPPGSTPTTAVTVRYAVASAGASGGTFVGRQAAYHDLKLDLVGATAEGDRIRNTVSLFFHEEASEGWDRFDASSPGSFGAPFVLAGLLGDRGDEADAWQYQDARPLGDADELGVHTFDLAYTGFGVRTSYEFAWPSLDGVPETWSLILRDTMTGTEVDLREQGSYAFETMEGEPAARFEVIVGASAVSSEEAVPAVFAVGELYPNPTASQATLAVQVAESQEASVAVYDVLGRQVLSGAVTLRAGSQERLDVDVSGLPAGTYVVRVSGASFAETRRLTVVR, via the coding sequence TTGTCTGCAAGCGGCGACCAGATTGTTGCCTACCAAGAGGACAGCGGCACGTTCACGTTCCTCTACATCGTGACGACCAACTCGACCGTATTCGGCACGTCTGCCACAAACTCTAACACGACTGCTCTGCCCCCAGGTCTGACGGAGGGCACTACAGCAGTCGCAGTGGGGTCGGGGCCTGGTACAGGCGATGAGGTCGATAACTCCACCTACAACGAAAGTGTCACAAGTGGCACACAGGCCGAACTACTCGCGGCGATTAGCAATGCTTCAAACTGGAGCGGGAACGACACCCGTATCGACCCCTTAGCAGACGGCCCGTTCACGGTCGGTGCAGCGGGGACCCTCGTGTCGGAGACGTCGTCAGGTGGCGAGGGGTGGCGTATGCTCTCAGCCCCTGGCTCCGGCCTCTCCGTCGCCGACCTCGCTGCCGTCAACCTCCTGCGCGGCATCGCCGCCGCCGACACCGACCCCGCCAACCTCTACACCGCCTACGGCGGCAATCAGACCCCCGGCGGCAACGACGGCTTCACGGCTCCCGCCGAGACCGACGCCCTCGTCCCCGGCGCAGGCTTCTGGTGGTACTTCTTCGACAGCGTGAGCCCGCCCACGCTCAGCGGCAGCGGCCTCGGCACCGTCCAGGCTCTTCCCGTCAACGTCGCCGCGACGGTGACGCCGCTCGCGGCCGACCAAGACGTGACCTTCGGGGCGCGCACCGTCTCCGACGACGCCTTCTACCTCGCCGGCAACCCCTTCGCCACCGACTTCTCGCTCGCGGGCGTCTCGGTGACGACGGGCGGGCTCACCCTGCAGGACGTGGTGCAGGTGTGGGACCCGGCGGGGGCAGCCACGGGCGAGACCGGCAACATCGGGCCGGGAGGCTACGTGGCCTACTCGCTGAGCGGGTCGGGTAGCCCGCAGGTGGTGACGCCGTGGCAGGGCTTCTGGCTGGAGGTGACCGACGGGCCGGGCGGGACGAACCCGCCAGGGTCGACGCCGACGACGGCCGTGACGGTGCGCTACGCGGTGGCGAGTGCCGGAGCCTCGGGCGGGACGTTCGTGGGGCGCCAGGCGGCCTACCACGACCTGAAGCTGGACCTGGTCGGGGCGACGGCCGAGGGCGACCGTATCCGCAACACGGTGTCGCTGTTCTTCCACGAGGAGGCGTCGGAGGGGTGGGACCGCTTCGACGCGTCGTCGCCGGGGTCGTTCGGGGCGCCGTTCGTGCTGGCAGGCCTCCTCGGAGATCGCGGTGACGAGGCCGATGCCTGGCAGTACCAGGACGCGCGGCCGCTGGGCGATGCCGACGAGCTCGGCGTGCATACGTTCGACCTCGCCTACACGGGGTTCGGCGTGAGGACGAGCTACGAGTTCGCGTGGCCATCGCTCGACGGCGTGCCTGAGACGTGGTCGCTCATTCTGCGTGACACCATGACTGGCACCGAGGTGGACCTGCGCGAGCAGGGGAGCTACGCCTTTGAGACGATGGAGGGTGAGCCTGCGGCGCGCTTCGAGGTGATCGTGGGTGCGAGCGCGGTGTCGAGCGAGGAGGCGGTGCCGGCCGTGTTCGCCGTGGGCGAGCTCTACCCGAACCCGACGGCGTCGCAGGCGACGCTGGCGGTGCAGGTGGCGGAGTCGCAGGAGGCCTCGGTGGCCGTGTACGACGTGCTGGGTCGCCAGGTGCTCTCGGGCGCGGTGACGCTGCGTGCGGGCTCGCAGGAGCGACTCGACGTCGATGTGTCGGGTCTACCCGCGGGAACGTACGTGGTGCGTGTGTCGGGGGCGAGCTTCGCGGAGACGCGGCGGCTGACGGTGGTGCGCTAG
- a CDS encoding T9SS type A sorting domain-containing protein, which produces MKRTLLLLMAFALASPSVWAQQTIASQSFDGVGLSVDQLVTANPFNSTNAPSAFNAGGPELDFSSSFTDSRGNGLTGTVTAGENGDAIGVSTGNAAPQVNGAPTNNPDGNPIGASERVFVFDNTDGGITLSFEPVDVSEFESRQIRVPYTAAATTFGTNDELVVTVGDGSTTVTVLEILSNDLELLLATWNTLVVDLDDVITTNSLDETNIILSVRGDTNSKGEELFIDEILFTGTLSCSGETDPCAVTSGVEGWRMISVPGTGLTVNDLAAFNLVRGIATDDTDPPNIYTAYGGNQAPGGNDGFVAPSATDALVPGEGIFWYFFDSADPPVVDPDALGTIQELPILIVDTVTPVPGSAGVSYPVRPNNDGFYLAGNPFTTSFSLAGIAARNGTTLAALTVSDVVSIWDPSLNSGAGAYVTYSRSGAGGNPQIVAPWQGFWLEITDGAGGTVTDATVEVGYGAAFQTTGGGFVGRQAAPVGLKLVLSGTANDGRALANEVSLFFHEESTDGWDTFDASSLGSFGTPYVLAGLVGDRGDETDMWKYQDARPLVDDLHTFDLAYTGFGVEDSYAFSWPSLENVPEAWSVTLRDLVTGTEVDLRAESSYAFTPAEGEPAARFEVLVGVNNAVSNEEGLPDVFAMGELYPNPSSTSATLAVRVAESQEASVTVYDVLGRQVLAGAVTLRAGSEERLDVDVSALPAGTYVVRVAGESFAETRRLTVVR; this is translated from the coding sequence ATGAAACGCACGCTCCTCCTCCTCATGGCTTTCGCGCTGGCCTCGCCCAGTGTGTGGGCCCAGCAGACGATTGCTAGTCAATCCTTCGACGGGGTTGGACTCTCCGTTGACCAACTCGTGACGGCCAATCCCTTCAACAGCACCAACGCGCCCTCGGCGTTCAACGCGGGAGGTCCTGAACTCGACTTCTCTTCAAGCTTCACAGACTCGCGCGGAAACGGACTGACCGGCACGGTCACAGCGGGTGAAAACGGCGACGCCATCGGCGTGTCTACAGGCAACGCGGCGCCCCAGGTAAACGGGGCACCCACGAACAACCCCGATGGGAACCCGATCGGGGCCAGCGAGCGCGTGTTCGTCTTCGACAACACAGACGGCGGCATCACGCTCAGCTTCGAGCCCGTCGACGTCAGCGAGTTCGAGAGTCGCCAGATTCGGGTCCCCTACACAGCCGCAGCGACGACGTTCGGCACCAACGACGAACTAGTCGTGACGGTTGGAGATGGCTCGACGACGGTGACCGTACTCGAAATCCTGAGCAACGACCTGGAACTGCTGCTCGCAACCTGGAACACCCTCGTGGTGGACCTGGACGATGTGATCACGACGAACAGTCTCGACGAGACCAACATCATCCTGAGCGTCAGGGGAGACACCAACTCCAAGGGCGAAGAGCTCTTCATAGACGAAATCCTCTTCACGGGCACTCTCTCGTGCTCGGGCGAGACCGACCCGTGCGCCGTGACCTCCGGCGTGGAAGGGTGGCGCATGATCTCGGTACCGGGCACTGGGCTGACGGTCAACGATCTTGCCGCCTTCAACCTCGTGCGTGGCATCGCCACGGACGATACCGACCCGCCTAACATCTACACCGCCTATGGCGGCAACCAGGCACCGGGCGGCAACGACGGCTTCGTGGCGCCGTCAGCCACGGACGCGCTCGTCCCCGGCGAAGGCATCTTCTGGTACTTCTTCGACAGCGCCGACCCGCCCGTGGTTGATCCCGACGCGCTCGGGACGATCCAGGAACTCCCCATCCTGATCGTGGACACCGTAACGCCTGTGCCTGGGTCGGCAGGCGTCTCCTACCCGGTGCGTCCCAACAACGACGGCTTCTATCTCGCGGGCAATCCCTTCACCACCAGCTTCAGCCTAGCGGGCATTGCCGCGCGCAATGGGACTACGCTGGCAGCGCTCACGGTCTCCGACGTGGTTAGCATCTGGGATCCGTCGCTCAACAGCGGGGCCGGTGCCTACGTGACCTATTCGCGCTCCGGCGCAGGAGGCAATCCGCAAATCGTCGCGCCGTGGCAGGGCTTCTGGCTGGAGATCACCGACGGCGCAGGCGGCACGGTCACGGATGCGACCGTGGAAGTGGGTTACGGCGCGGCGTTCCAGACAACGGGCGGCGGCTTCGTGGGTCGCCAGGCGGCCCCTGTGGGCCTCAAGCTAGTGCTCAGCGGAACCGCCAACGACGGCCGAGCGCTCGCCAATGAGGTGTCGCTGTTCTTCCACGAGGAGTCCACCGACGGCTGGGACACCTTCGATGCATCGTCGCTGGGCTCGTTCGGCACGCCGTACGTCCTCGCAGGCCTCGTCGGAGACCGCGGCGACGAGACGGACATGTGGAAGTACCAGGATGCGCGTCCGCTCGTCGACGACCTCCACACGTTCGACCTTGCCTACACCGGGTTCGGCGTCGAAGACAGCTACGCGTTCTCGTGGCCGTCGCTGGAGAACGTACCGGAAGCGTGGTCGGTTACGCTGCGCGACCTGGTTACGGGCACGGAAGTAGACCTCCGCGCCGAGTCGAGCTACGCGTTCACGCCCGCCGAAGGCGAGCCTGCTGCCCGCTTCGAAGTGTTGGTCGGGGTGAACAACGCCGTGTCCAACGAGGAGGGCCTGCCGGACGTGTTTGCCATGGGCGAACTCTACCCGAACCCGTCGTCGACGTCGGCGACCCTGGCGGTGCGCGTGGCTGAGTCGCAAGAGGCCTCGGTGACGGTGTACGACGTGCTGGGTCGCCAGGTGCTGGCGGGCGCGGTGACGCTGCGTGCCGGCTCGGAGGAGCGGCTCGATGTCGACGTGTCGGCGCTGCCGGCGGGCACCTATGTGGTGCGTGTGGCGGGCGAGAGCTTCGCAGAGACGCGCCGGCTAACCGTCGTACGCTAG
- a CDS encoding T9SS type A sorting domain-containing protein — translation MLSVPGTGLTVNDLAAINLVRGIATDDTDPPNLYTVYGGDQAPGGNDGYNAPAGATTTLTPGAGFFWYFFGEAPDPLDEQVLGLVQALPVAVTGSPTSVLIADQTVQFPQRTTNDGFYLAGNPFDSDFDLGGVSVASDPSGTALAVSDAVQVWDPSANSGAGGYTPYSLSGMGNPGVVTPWQGFWIEVVEDATSTPSTTVGVDVTYEFASANASGGTFVGRQAAYHDLKLKLRGTATDGRALTNEVSLFFHEEASEGWDRFDGSSPGSFGAPFVLAGLLGDRGDEADAWQYQDARPLGDADERGVHTFDLAYAGFGVGTSYEWAWPSLDGVPEGWSLVLRDRMTGTEVNLREQGSYAFETMASEPAARFEVVVGASAVSSEEAVPAVFAVGELYPNPAATAATLAVQVAESQEASVTVYDVLGRQVLSGAVTLRAGSQERLDVDVSGLPAGTYVVRVSGASFAETRRLTVVR, via the coding sequence ATGCTTTCGGTGCCGGGCACTGGGCTGACGGTCAACGATCTCGCCGCGATCAACCTCGTGCGCGGCATCGCCACTGACGATACCGACCCGCCGAACCTCTACACCGTGTACGGCGGCGACCAAGCGCCCGGCGGCAACGATGGGTACAACGCTCCCGCTGGGGCAACCACCACGCTCACGCCGGGAGCTGGCTTCTTCTGGTACTTCTTCGGCGAGGCACCGGACCCGCTCGATGAGCAGGTGCTCGGTCTCGTTCAGGCACTTCCTGTCGCCGTTACCGGCTCGCCTACGTCGGTACTCATAGCTGACCAGACGGTGCAATTCCCGCAACGTACCACCAACGATGGTTTCTACCTCGCCGGCAACCCCTTCGACTCGGACTTTGACCTCGGTGGCGTTTCCGTCGCCTCCGACCCCAGCGGCACAGCTCTCGCTGTCTCCGACGCCGTTCAAGTTTGGGACCCCTCAGCGAACAGTGGGGCCGGGGGCTACACGCCCTACTCACTCTCGGGTATGGGTAACCCGGGGGTCGTGACGCCGTGGCAAGGCTTTTGGATCGAAGTGGTGGAGGACGCTACCTCGACGCCCTCCACGACGGTCGGGGTGGATGTGACGTACGAGTTTGCGAGTGCCAACGCCAGCGGGGGGACGTTTGTGGGGCGCCAAGCGGCCTACCACGACCTGAAGCTCAAGCTGCGAGGCACCGCTACCGATGGGCGTGCGCTCACCAACGAGGTATCGCTGTTTTTCCACGAGGAGGCGTCGGAGGGGTGGGACCGCTTCGACGGATCGTCGCCGGGGTCGTTCGGGGCGCCGTTCGTGCTGGCGGGCCTCCTCGGAGACCGCGGCGACGAGGCCGATGCCTGGCAGTACCAGGACGCGCGGCCGCTGGGCGATGCCGACGAGCGCGGCGTGCATACGTTCGACCTCGCCTACGCGGGGTTCGGTGTGGGGACGAGCTACGAGTGGGCATGGCCGTCGCTCGACGGCGTGCCTGAAGGGTGGTCGCTCGTGCTGCGCGACCGGATGACGGGCACCGAGGTGAACCTGCGCGAGCAGGGGAGCTACGCGTTCGAGACGATGGCGAGTGAGCCTGCGGCGCGCTTCGAGGTGGTCGTGGGTGCGAGCGCGGTGTCGAGCGAGGAGGCGGTGCCGGCGGTGTTCGCCGTGGGCGAGCTCTACCCGAACCCGGCTGCCACAGCGGCGACGCTGGCGGTGCAGGTGGCGGAGTCGCAAGAGGCATCGGTGACGGTGTACGACGTGCTGGGTCGCCAGGTGCTCTCGGGCGCGGTGACGCTGCGTGCGGGCTCGCAGGAGCGACTCGACGTCGATGTGTCGGGTCTACCCGCGGGAACGTACGTGGTGCGTGTGTCGGGGGCGAGCTTCGCGGAGACGCGGCGGCTGACGGTGGTGCGCTAG
- a CDS encoding Mur ligase family protein, whose amino-acid sequence MTYDDARAYLDALPRWAAQGQAAYRPGLTTMDRLMEGLGRPHEAFPSVHVGGTNGKGSTASMLAAVATASGRRTGLHTSPHLVDFAERMRIDGQAAPHAWIAGAVARHCALFDAVRPSFFEATVALSFLYFAEMAADLAVVEVGLGGRLDATNVLTPEVALVTYIGLDHTDVLGTTKAAIAREKAGIAKPGVPFLTAEPDPALRAVLRAEAEARGASFEAVRETVTVEARPSSDGAVRLDVNTPHRFADLRMGLPGTHQTWNAALAVRAAEAAGIMTGVDGSDRSAVRQGLAAVRKLAGIRGRCEVWSESPLAVLDVSHNAEGLAAALAFVKTRQRARRVGTAGGRLQVLLGLMRDKDLDALVPLLRRAEATITPVSLDSARARSASELRAAFAAAGLALSLGDAPTTPREALAWLHRRSTAHDAVLATGSHLVAAAVLRATDEPA is encoded by the coding sequence GTGACGTACGACGACGCCAGGGCCTACCTCGACGCGCTGCCGCGCTGGGCGGCGCAGGGACAGGCGGCTTACCGGCCGGGCCTCACCACGATGGACCGGCTCATGGAGGGACTGGGGCGGCCTCACGAGGCGTTCCCGAGCGTTCACGTCGGGGGTACGAACGGCAAAGGCTCCACGGCCTCGATGCTGGCCGCCGTCGCCACCGCCAGCGGGCGACGAACGGGGCTGCACACCTCGCCCCACCTGGTCGATTTCGCGGAGCGGATGCGCATCGATGGGCAGGCGGCCCCGCACGCATGGATCGCTGGCGCGGTGGCGCGCCACTGCGCCCTCTTCGACGCTGTACGCCCGAGCTTCTTCGAGGCGACCGTGGCGCTGAGTTTCCTGTACTTCGCCGAGATGGCCGCCGATCTCGCTGTTGTGGAGGTCGGGCTCGGCGGCCGGCTCGACGCGACCAACGTGCTCACGCCCGAGGTGGCGCTGGTCACCTACATCGGACTCGACCACACGGATGTGCTCGGCACTACGAAAGCGGCGATCGCCCGCGAGAAAGCAGGCATCGCCAAACCTGGAGTCCCGTTTCTCACCGCTGAGCCGGACCCCGCGCTCCGAGCGGTGCTCCGCGCCGAAGCCGAAGCACGAGGCGCGTCGTTCGAGGCGGTACGCGAGACGGTGACCGTGGAGGCGAGACCCTCGTCTGACGGGGCGGTGCGCCTCGACGTGAACACACCACATCGGTTCGCCGATCTCCGCATGGGGCTCCCTGGTACCCATCAGACCTGGAACGCCGCGCTCGCCGTACGCGCGGCTGAGGCCGCAGGCATCATGACTGGCGTAGATGGAAGCGACCGCAGCGCCGTACGCCAAGGACTCGCCGCAGTGCGGAAACTCGCTGGAATTCGGGGTCGTTGTGAAGTTTGGTCGGAATCCCCGCTTGCCGTACTGGACGTGAGTCACAACGCCGAGGGACTCGCCGCTGCGCTCGCGTTTGTGAAGACGCGGCAGCGCGCTCGGCGAGTAGGCACGGCTGGGGGGCGTCTCCAGGTGCTCCTCGGACTGATGCGTGACAAAGACCTCGACGCCCTCGTGCCCCTGCTCCGGCGTGCGGAGGCGACGATCACGCCCGTGTCGCTCGACAGTGCCCGCGCCCGCTCGGCGTCGGAGCTCCGCGCGGCTTTCGCGGCGGCTGGCCTTGCTCTTTCTCTCGGTGACGCACCCACGACTCCCCGTGAGGCGCTCGCGTGGCTGCACCGGCGAAGCACCGCGCATGACGCCGTGCTTGCCACAGGCTCGCACCTCGTAGCGGCTGCCGTGCTCCGCGCGACGGACGAGCCTGCCTAG
- the tsaE gene encoding tRNA (adenosine(37)-N6)-threonylcarbamoyltransferase complex ATPase subunit type 1 TsaE, giving the protein MSDFRLAAADLLPLDSSSPEATMALGERLGAHLRPGDLVALYGDLGAGKTHLVKGLCAAQGLDPAAVNSPTFTLVNEYDGARFPLYHFDAYRIERIEQLYDLGYEDYFFSDGACLIEWPARIEAVLPPETVRLQLTHVEGDGIGETRRRITLIEAPGDTPT; this is encoded by the coding sequence ATGTCCGACTTTCGCCTCGCTGCCGCCGACCTGCTTCCGCTCGACTCCTCCTCGCCCGAGGCGACGATGGCCCTCGGCGAGCGCCTGGGCGCGCACCTGAGGCCCGGCGACCTCGTCGCGCTCTACGGCGACCTCGGCGCGGGAAAGACGCACCTCGTCAAGGGGCTTTGCGCTGCACAGGGGCTTGACCCGGCCGCGGTCAACTCGCCCACGTTCACGCTCGTCAACGAGTACGATGGCGCGCGCTTCCCGCTCTACCACTTCGACGCCTACCGCATCGAGCGTATCGAGCAGCTCTATGACCTCGGCTACGAGGACTACTTCTTCAGCGACGGCGCGTGCCTGATTGAGTGGCCTGCACGCATCGAGGCGGTGCTGCCGCCGGAGACCGTCCGGCTCCAGCTCACGCATGTCGAAGGCGACGGCATCGGCGAGACGCGGCGGCGCATCACACTGATCGAGGCGCCCGGGGACACACCGACGTGA